From Camelina sativa cultivar DH55 chromosome 7, Cs, whole genome shotgun sequence, one genomic window encodes:
- the LOC109124577 gene encoding proteinaceous RNase P 1, chloroplastic/mitochondrial, translating into MLRVTCFSPSFSRACCPLFAMMLKVPSVHLHHPSFSSFRWYHTSLLVKGTRDRQLFNLVERSRHLCTLPLAAAKQSAASTSGNLSRKAKKKAIQQSPEAVLKQKLDMCSRKGDVLEALRLYDEARRNGVQLSQYHYNVLLYVCSLAEAETDSLPNPGLSRGFDIFKQMIVDKVVPNEATFTNGARLAVAKDDPEMAFDMVIQMKAFGIQPRLRSYGPALFGFCRKGNADKAYEVDAHMIESEVVPEEPELAALLKVSMDTKNADKVYETLQRLRELVRQVSKSTFDTIEEWFKSEAAAEVGVKKWDVKKIRDAVVSGGGGWHGQGWLGTGKWNVERTEMDENGVCKCCKEKLVCIDINPVETETFAASLTRLACEREVRANFNQFQEWLERHGPFDAVIDGANMGLVNQRSFSFFQLNNTVQRCQQISASKRLPLVILHKSRVNGGPATYPKNRALLEKWKNAGALYATPPGSNDDWYWLYAAVTCKCLLVTNDEMRDHLFQLLGNSFFPRWKEKHQVRISVSRENGLTLHMPPPYSIVTQESEDGTWHVPMSVEDDLQTSRQWLCAKRSKTP; encoded by the exons ATGCTGCGTGTaacttgtttttctccttcatttTCTCGGGCGTGTTGTCCTTTATTTGCAATGATGCTCAAAGTCCCATCTGTTCATCTCCACCATCCTAGTTTTTCTTCATTTCGTTGGTACCATACTTCCTTACTTGTCAAAGGTACCCGTGATAGACAACTTTTTAATCTTGTTGAGCGTAGCAGACATCTATGCACACTCCCCCTCGCTGCTGCTAAACAATCAGCAGCTTCTACTTCTGGAAACTTATCGAGGAAAGCGAAGAAGAAAGCTATTCAGCAGTCTCCTGAAGCAGTTTTGAAACAAAAGCTAGATATGTGCTCCAGGAAAGGTGATGTCTTGGAAGCTCTTCGCTTGTATGATGAGGCAAGGCGCAATGGCGTGCAGCTCAGCCAGTACCATTATAATGTCTTGCTCTATGTTTGCTCGTTGGCTGAGGCAGAAACAGATTCTCTTCCTAATCCAGGGCTTAGTAGgggttttgatatatttaagCAGATGATTGTTGACAAAGTTGTTCCCAATGAAGCAACTTTCACAAATGGTGCTAGACTTGCCGTTGCAAAGGATGACCCGGAAATGGCTTTCGATATGGTGATACAGATGAAAGCCTTTGGTATTCAACCACGGCTGAGATCCTATGGACCAGCCCTTTTTGGTTTCTGTAGGAAGGGTAATGCAGACAAAGCTTATGAAGTCGATGCACATATGATTGAATCAGAGGTTGTCCCTGAGGAACCTGAGCTTGCTGCTCTTTTGAAAGTTAGTATGGATACGAAAAACGCAGACAAGGTCTATGAGACGTTGCAGCGGTTGAGAGAATTGGTGAGACAGGTTTCGAAATCGACTTTTGATACGATTGAAGAGTGGTTTAAATCTGAAGCCGCTGCAGAAGTTGGAGTTAAGAAATGGGATGTGAAGAAAATAAGGGATGCGGTTgtgagtggtggtggtgggtgGCATGGACAGGGATGGCTTGGGACTGGCAAGTGGAATGTTGAAAGAACAGAGATGGATGAGAATGGTGTGTGTAAATGCTGCAAAGAGAAGCTTGTTTGTATTGATATCAATCCGGTTGAGACAGAAACCTTCGCTGCATCATTGACCCGATTAGCCTGTGAAAGAGAAGTCAGAGCTAATTTTAATCAGTTTCAG GAATGGCTGGAAAGACATGGACCGTTTGATGCAGTCATTGACGGAGCCAACATGGGTTTAGTCAACCAGCGCAGTTTCAGCTTCTTCCAG CTTAACAATACTGTCCAAAGATGTCAACAAATAAGTGCATCGAAAAGATTACCACTTGTGATCCTGCACAAGAGTCGTGTAAATGGAGGTCCAGCTACTTATCCTAAAAACAGAGCCTTGCTAGAGAAATGGAAAAACGCTGGTGCTCTCTATGCTACTCCTCCTGGCTCAAACGATGATTG GTATTGGCTTTACGCAGCTGTAACTTGTAAGTGTTTATTAGTGACAAACGATGAGATGAGAGACCATCTCTTCCAACTACTGGGAAATAGTTTCTTCCCAAGGTGGAAAGAGAAGCATCAG GTTCGGATCTCTGTCTCGAGAGAAAATGGACTCACACTACACATGCCACCTCCATACTCCATCGTTACACAG GAGTCTGAAGATGGAACATGGCATGTCCCAATGAGCGTGGAAGATGATCTCCAAACATCAAGGCAATGGTTATGCGCAAAACGATCCAAAACcccttga
- the LOC104700238 gene encoding cysteine-rich and transmembrane domain-containing protein A-like, whose amino-acid sequence FPLTYQREVIICSKMSQNQSAGAYPTPPVSTGPYVAPPPLGYPTNDTSYATAAPVETKSKGDGFLKGCFAAMCCCCVLDACF is encoded by the exons TTTCCTCTAACTTATCAAAGAGAAGTCATAATCTGTTCGAAGATGAGCCAAAACCAATCTGCAGGAGCTTACCCTACACCACCAGTGTCTACCGGCCCTTACGTGGCACCGCCACCACTCGGTTACCCAACCAACGACACCAGTTATGCAACGGCCGCTCCGGTTGAGACTAAGTCCAAGGGTGATGGATTCTTGAAAGGCTG TTTTGCGGccatgtgttgttgttgtgtccTCGACGCATGCTTCTGA
- the LOC104700240 gene encoding cysteine-rich and transmembrane domain-containing protein A codes for MSQYSQNQSAGAYPTPPVSTGPYVAPPPLGYPTNNTSYVTAAPVETKSKGDGFLKGCLAAMCCCCVLDACF; via the exons ATGAGCCAATACAGCCAAAACCAATCAGCAG gaGCTTATCCTACGCCGCCAGTGTCTACTGGTCCCTACGTGGCACCGCCACCTCTCGGTTACCCTACAAACAATACGAGTTATGTAACAGCGGCTCCGGTCGAGACAAAGTCCAAGGGTGATGGATTCTTGAAAGGCTG TCTTGCGGCCATGTGTTGCTGTTGTGTCCTCGACGCCTGCTTCTGA